A DNA window from Betta splendens chromosome 6, fBetSpl5.4, whole genome shotgun sequence contains the following coding sequences:
- the miox gene encoding inositol oxygenase isoform X1: MRVVDIGPDPSLAYRPNLETNATKEKKDYRNFETGSLIERVFSTYKLMHTNQTVAFVKQKHAEWSGCSHTRMGMMDAVMSLDQLVDESDPDVDFPNSFHAFQTAEGIRQAHPDKDWFHLVGLIHDVGKMLALWEEPQWAVVGDTFPVGCKFQKSIVFRDNTFTENPDDKNPKYNTEYGIYKPNCELSNVFMSWGHDGETPAAHAALHRRALTLCFLSAEYLYRVLKFNSCSIPEEGLYMIRFHSFYPWHSHGDYMHLCSDRDLHMLPWVQEFNKFDLYTKTTDLPDVNELKPYYQTLIDKYCPGKLKW, encoded by the exons atgaGGGTCGTCGACATC GGTCCAGACCCGTCGCTGGCATATCGGCCAAACCTGGAGACGAATGCGACCAAAGAGAAGAAGGACTATAGGAACTTTGAG ACTGGCAGCCTGATTGAACGAGTCTTCAGCACATACAAACTGATGCACACCAACCAGACTGTGGCGTTTGTGAAGCAGAAG CACGCTGAgtggagcggctgcagccacaCTCGGATGGGGATGATGGACGCCGTAATGTCCCTGGATCAGCTGGTGGATGAGTCTGACCCGGACGTGGACTTCCCCAACTCCTTCCATGCCTTCCAGACGGCGGAGGGCATCCGCCAGGCCCATCCAGATAAAG acTGGTTCCACCTGGTGGGTCTGATCCACGATGTTGGGAAGATGCTGGCTCTTTGGGAAGAACCGCAG TGGGCTGTGGTGGGCGACACCTTCCCGGTGGGCTGCAAGTTCCAGAAGTCCATTGTGTTCAGAGACAACACCTTCACGGAAAACCCGGACGACAAGAACCCAAAATACAA CACTGAATACGGCATCTACAAACCCAACTGTGAGCTCAGCAACGTCTTCATGTCCTGGGGCCATGACGGTGAGACACCGGCTGCACACGCTGCTCTCCACCGGCGTGCGCTCACGCtttgctttctgtctgcagagtaCCTCTACAGAGTGTTGAAGTTCAACAGCTGCTCCATTCCAGAGGAG GGGTTGTACATGATCCGCTTCCATTCCTTCTACCCCTGGCACTCCCACGGTGACTACATGCACCTGTGCAGTGACAGGGACCTGCACATGCTGCCCTGGGTCCAAGAGTTCAA CAAGTTCGACCTGTACACAAAGACCACGGATCTGCCCGACGTCAACGAGCTGAAGCCGTACTACCAGACCCTGATCGACAAGTACTGTCCTGGAAAACTGAAGTGGTAA
- the miox gene encoding inositol oxygenase isoform X2 — protein MRVVDIGPDPSLAYRPNLETNATKEKKDYRNFETGSLIERVFSTYKLMHTNQTVAFVKQKHAEWSGCSHTRMGMMDAVMSLDQLVDESDPDVDFPNSFHAFQTAEGIRQAHPDKDWFHLVGLIHDVGKMLALWEEPQWAVVGDTFPVGCKFQKSIVFRDNTFTENPDDKNPKYNTEYGIYKPNCELSNVFMSWGHDEYLYRVLKFNSCSIPEEGLYMIRFHSFYPWHSHGDYMHLCSDRDLHMLPWVQEFNKFDLYTKTTDLPDVNELKPYYQTLIDKYCPGKLKW, from the exons atgaGGGTCGTCGACATC GGTCCAGACCCGTCGCTGGCATATCGGCCAAACCTGGAGACGAATGCGACCAAAGAGAAGAAGGACTATAGGAACTTTGAG ACTGGCAGCCTGATTGAACGAGTCTTCAGCACATACAAACTGATGCACACCAACCAGACTGTGGCGTTTGTGAAGCAGAAG CACGCTGAgtggagcggctgcagccacaCTCGGATGGGGATGATGGACGCCGTAATGTCCCTGGATCAGCTGGTGGATGAGTCTGACCCGGACGTGGACTTCCCCAACTCCTTCCATGCCTTCCAGACGGCGGAGGGCATCCGCCAGGCCCATCCAGATAAAG acTGGTTCCACCTGGTGGGTCTGATCCACGATGTTGGGAAGATGCTGGCTCTTTGGGAAGAACCGCAG TGGGCTGTGGTGGGCGACACCTTCCCGGTGGGCTGCAAGTTCCAGAAGTCCATTGTGTTCAGAGACAACACCTTCACGGAAAACCCGGACGACAAGAACCCAAAATACAA CACTGAATACGGCATCTACAAACCCAACTGTGAGCTCAGCAACGTCTTCATGTCCTGGGGCCATGACG agtaCCTCTACAGAGTGTTGAAGTTCAACAGCTGCTCCATTCCAGAGGAG GGGTTGTACATGATCCGCTTCCATTCCTTCTACCCCTGGCACTCCCACGGTGACTACATGCACCTGTGCAGTGACAGGGACCTGCACATGCTGCCCTGGGTCCAAGAGTTCAA CAAGTTCGACCTGTACACAAAGACCACGGATCTGCCCGACGTCAACGAGCTGAAGCCGTACTACCAGACCCTGATCGACAAGTACTGTCCTGGAAAACTGAAGTGGTAA
- the lmf2a gene encoding lipase maturation factor 2a, translating to MGEIVLPRRMFLWCMSLIYLAAFVSLYVQIPGLYGNEGLLPARWQLRYSGKALGEQLLSSPTLLWLGPRLGLDTHTAMELLCLAGAALSLAAALVEPLRDSVVFFCLWALYLSMYQVGQVFLYFQWDNLLLETGFLCVLVAPLTLFRRSQQVREHDRVTFWLIRWLLFRLMFASGVVKLTSRCPTWWGLTALTYHYETQCIPTPLAWFAHQLPVWWQKLSVVGAFVIEIPVPLLFFSPLRRLRLGSFYLQLLLQVLIILSGNYNFFNLLTIVLCLSLLDDEHIHFWLRKAEKTNNHDSKLWSWLCYLLELAVWSLLIFGTVVCFDLQLDTTAFAITSRTAFTYHQFNHFLKAVTIPCVWIGVLSLTWEVVTAMFRCACVSGFLKRFCGSVQWTVFAAAAAAMFTVSLVPFTYIEYDSNARLWPGVRRAYELVDRYQLVNSYGLFRRMTGVGGRPEVVIEGSYDGVSWTEIEFTYKPGNLSAAPPVLSPHQPRLDWQMWFAALGPQTQAPWFTSLIYKLLQGKTDVMELIQTDVSRYPFHQQPPTYLRAHRYRYWFTKLKADGSYPQRWWRRIYDEEFYPTVHLGNTFLESMLNQYGLKINDKSPPRRVSNTIVGQVVRWVRSQVRGVPPHTLIWTILACTATFCLLRGLRNSKSHPERSPLGQKTVTVSDQTKKTTEDSSDHPGKSEERQAEEEDGEDSDDEEEEREDKDTVGDEEECEATSNRGR from the exons ATGGGGGAAATCGTGCTGCCGCGGCGCATGTTCCTCTGGTGCATGTCGCTCATATATCTGGCTGCGTTTGTGTCTCTCTACGTGCAGATCCCAG GTCTCTATGGCAACGAAGGGCTGTTGCCCGCCCGCTGGCAGCTGCGGTACAGCGGTAAGGCCCTGGGGGAGCAGCTGCTGTCGTCTCCCACCCTGCTGTGGCTCGGCCCGCGCCTCGGCCTGGACACGCACACGGCCATGGAGCTGCTGTGCCTGGCGGGAGCCGCGCTGAGCCTGGCCGCGGCGCTGGTGGAGCCTCTCCGAGACAGCGTGGTGTTCTTCTGCCTCTGGGCCTTGTACCTTTCCATGTACCAG gtgGGACAGGTTTTCCTCTACTTCCAGTG GgacaacctgctgctggagacagGCTTCCTTTGTGTCCTCGTTGCTCCACTGACATTATTCAGGAGGTCCCAGCAGGTCAGAGAGCATGATCGTGTGACTTTCTGGCTGATCCGCTGGCTGCTCTTCAGACTCATGTTTGCCTCTGGTGTGGTCAAACTGACATCGCGTTGTCCCACATGGTGGGGTCTAACAG CTCTGACGTATCACTATGAGACTCAGTGTATCCCCACTCCTCTGGCCTGGTTTGCTCACCAGTTGCCAGTGTGGTGGCAGAAGCTGAGTGTGGTGGGAGCCTTTGTCATAGAGATTCCAGTACCTCTACTGTTCTTCAGTCCACTTCGTAGACTGCGTCTTGGATCTTTTTACCTGCAG CTTCTACTGCAGGTCCTGATCATTTTGTCTGGAAACTACAACTTCTTCAACCTGCTGACAATCGTCCTTTGCCTGTCTCTGCTGGATGATGAGCACATACACTTTTGGCTGCGCAAAGCAGAGAAGACTAATAACCACG ACTCTAAACTGTGGTCGTGGCTGTGTTACCTGCTGGAGCTCGCAGTCTGGTCCCTCCTGATCTTTGGAACAGTAGTTTGCTTCGACCTGCAGCTGGACACCACAGCGTTTGCCATCACTTCCAGGACAG CGTTCACATACCACCAGTTCAACCATTTTCTCAAAGCTGTCACAATCCCCTGCGTCTGGATCGGGGTTCTCTCTCTCACCTGGGAGGTCGTCACAGCCATGTTCAG GTGTGCATGTGTCTCTGGTTTCTTGAAGAGGTTCTGTGGATCTGTCCAGTGGACTGTGtttgccgccgccgctgctgcaaTGTTCACTGTCAGTCTG GTGCCATTCACCTACATAGAGTATGACTCCAACGCCAGGCTCTGGCCTGGAGTGCGTCGTGCTTATGAGCTGGTGGATCGCTACCAACTGGTCAACTCATACGGCCTCTTCAGAAGGATGACAGGGGTTGGTGGACGGCCAGAAGTTGTCATTGAGGGAAGCTACGATGGCGTCTCCTGGACG gagATTGAGTTTACGTATAAGCCAGGGAACCTAagtgcagctcctcctgtgCTGAGCCCACACCAGCCCAGGTTGGACTGGCAAATGTGGTTTGCTGCGCTCGGACCTCAAACGCAGGCTCCATGGTTTACAAGCCTCATTTATAAGCTCCTGCAGGGGAAGACTGATG TGATGGAGCTGATCCAGACAGATGTGTCCCGCTATCCCTTCCACCAGCAGCCTCCCACTTACCTCCGAGCCCACCGTTACAGATATTGGTTTACCAAACTAAAAGCCGACGG TTCATACCCACAGCGTTGGTGGAGGAGGATCTATGATGAGGAGTTCTATCCCACAGTCCACCTGGGCAACACCTTCCTGGAGAGCATGCTGAACCAGTATGGACTCAAGATCAAT GACAAATCGCCTCCACGACGCGTCTCCAATACAATCGTTGGCCAAGTAGTGAGGTGGGTGCGCTCTCAGGTCAGAGGTGTTCCCCCGCACACACTTATCTGGACCATCCTTGCCTGCACTGCCACCTTCTGTCTCCTCCGGGGATTACGAAACAGCAAGAGTCACCCGGAGAGGTCCCCACTTGGTCAGAAGACTGTGACAGTAAGTGATCAGACTAAAAAAACAACGGAAGACTCTTCAGATCATCCAGGGAAGTCAGAAGAACGacaggcggaggaggaagatggagaggacagtgatgatgaggaggaggaaagagaggacAAAGACACTGTTGGGGATGAAGAAGAGTGTGAAGCCACATCAAATAGAGGAAGATAA